Proteins from a genomic interval of Capsicum annuum cultivar UCD-10X-F1 chromosome 4, UCD10Xv1.1, whole genome shotgun sequence:
- the LOC107869710 gene encoding uncharacterized protein LOC107869710, with protein sequence MYSETHLTNSILLEWYTGINYHYKSQSLVMPCNSIGNAFSTNNPLSLKPHRTKIEMASRFFVLGLLLGICLAADPSPLQDFCVTDSTISGHLNGKVCKDPKKLGRSPEWKGLQGPKDCTSRGFLL encoded by the exons ATGTACAGCGAGACTCATTTGACTAATTCGATTCTGTTGGAATGGTATACTGGAATCAATTATCACTATAAATCCCAATCATTAGTGATGCCTTGCAACTCCATTGGAAATGCTTTCTCCACAAACAATCCACTTTCTTTGAAGCCCCACAGAACAAAAATTGAAATGGCTTCTAGGTTCTTCGTGTTGGGTCTCTTATTGGGGATTTGTTTAGCAGCTGACCCTAGTCCACTTCAAGATTTTTGTGTAACAGACTCCACAATCTCAG GTCACCTGAATGGAAAGGTTTGCAAGGACCCAAAAAAACTTGGCAGGTCACCAGAATGGAAAGGTTTGCAAGGACCCAAGGATTGTACAAGCAGAGGATTTCTTCTTTAG